A stretch of the Halomarina ordinaria genome encodes the following:
- a CDS encoding SDR family NAD(P)-dependent oxidoreductase, which produces MPRDISGKVTVVTGASSGNGRAIAKAFGEEGAPVVVADVVEDPREGGYEDESGMTTAEVIRERGGEATFVECDVTDRDQIRAAIETAVDEFGSFDVMVNNAGIFTRLVPTWETTQDEWNKTIAVNLTGVWNGCKESIDQFLEDETQGNIINIASGGGIVGLINEPAYTASKGGVVQLTKTVALDCADHKINVNAVAPGWISTSMTREYFEDEGIREDLEQSTPWPRLGRPEDVANACTFLAAPDSEFITGSVLAADGGFTAR; this is translated from the coding sequence ATGCCTCGAGACATCAGCGGGAAAGTGACGGTGGTAACGGGCGCGAGTTCAGGGAACGGACGAGCTATTGCCAAAGCCTTCGGCGAAGAGGGCGCACCAGTCGTGGTCGCCGACGTCGTCGAGGATCCCAGAGAAGGCGGGTATGAAGATGAATCCGGTATGACGACCGCAGAAGTCATCCGAGAGAGAGGTGGCGAAGCGACGTTCGTCGAATGCGATGTAACTGACCGAGACCAGATACGAGCGGCAATCGAGACTGCCGTGGATGAGTTCGGCTCATTTGACGTGATGGTAAACAACGCGGGTATTTTCACTCGCCTCGTCCCAACGTGGGAGACCACCCAGGACGAATGGAACAAAACAATCGCCGTCAACCTGACTGGAGTCTGGAACGGGTGCAAAGAGAGCATCGATCAATTCCTTGAGGACGAAACGCAAGGGAATATCATCAATATCGCCTCGGGTGGTGGCATAGTCGGTCTGATCAATGAGCCAGCATACACCGCGTCCAAGGGAGGCGTGGTCCAGCTCACAAAAACGGTAGCGCTGGACTGTGCTGACCACAAAATCAACGTCAATGCTGTGGCGCCAGGGTGGATCTCGACCTCTATGACACGCGAATACTTCGAAGACGAGGGGATCCGAGAGGACCTCGAACAGAGCACGCCCTGGCCTCGATTGGGTCGCCCTGAAGACGTCGCCAATGCGTGTACCTTCTTGGCCGCCCCGGACTCTGAGTTCATCACTGGCAGCGTGTTAGCTGCTGATGGAGGATTTACCGCTCGCTAA
- a CDS encoding nuclear transport factor 2 family protein → MSPDPDRRPEAVVKRQTEAYNEGDIEAFTACYAEDAVIERLDAEGVVANGDDEIHDQYRELFEMLPELTCGVTDEFTFGEYVACKERVTGTDDPVVALAVYLVRDDVIQHLWLGGEP, encoded by the coding sequence GTGTCCCCCGACCCAGACAGAAGACCGGAAGCAGTCGTCAAGCGACAGACAGAGGCATACAACGAGGGTGATATCGAGGCATTCACCGCGTGTTACGCCGAGGACGCTGTGATTGAGCGACTCGACGCCGAGGGGGTCGTTGCGAACGGAGACGATGAGATTCACGACCAATATCGCGAACTGTTCGAGATGCTCCCTGAACTCACATGCGGGGTGACCGATGAGTTCACTTTCGGAGAGTATGTCGCCTGCAAAGAGCGAGTTACGGGAACAGACGATCCTGTCGTTGCTCTTGCCGTCTATCTGGTTCGGGATGATGTAATTCAACACCTCTGGCTTGGTGGCGAACCCTAG
- a CDS encoding recombinase family protein, whose translation MSCQGHSGSEDSSPLPESDDDDTSPTWITPDPDQVDVVRDMFEHFLEHQNYQRTADHLAEQYGHRGIRPTRGQVSNLLQRPVYIGKPTMNVDSSRVDDKKVVVDDADLAIVDEQLYTRVQNVIAAKTRTYSQTNETVEPTDFVDLIGIDGLVNVAPNLQLHCPACGSVDLVKNGVKQTGEISVQNYQCNECDRQSKWPDYRTLQGIAKELEQFLEEMRDE comes from the coding sequence ATGAGCTGTCAAGGCCACTCCGGAAGTGAGGACTCGTCCCCTCTCCCGGAGAGCGATGATGACGATACGAGTCCAACGTGGATTACACCAGATCCGGACCAGGTCGACGTCGTTCGAGATATGTTCGAGCACTTCCTCGAACACCAAAATTATCAACGAACGGCAGACCACTTGGCGGAACAATACGGGCATCGGGGTATCCGACCGACCCGAGGGCAGGTGAGTAACCTCCTCCAGCGCCCTGTTTACATCGGAAAGCCCACGATGAACGTCGATTCCAGTCGGGTCGACGACAAGAAGGTCGTTGTGGACGACGCGGATTTGGCGATCGTCGACGAACAACTCTACACACGGGTCCAGAACGTCATTGCGGCGAAGACGAGGACCTACTCGCAGACGAACGAGACGGTAGAGCCAACGGACTTCGTCGATCTGATTGGCATCGACGGGTTAGTGAATGTCGCCCCGAATTTGCAGCTTCACTGTCCCGCATGTGGTAGCGTAGACTTGGTGAAAAACGGGGTAAAGCAAACGGGAGAGATCTCGGTTCAAAACTACCAGTGTAATGAGTGTGACCGGCAATCGAAGTGGCCTGACTATCGCACGCTCCAAGGAATAGCCAAGGAACTTGAGCAGTTCTTGGAGGAGATGCGTGACGAGTAA
- a CDS encoding recombinase family protein: protein MSAEPSQMPSAVDHQAAISDYSDTPVGRTLNTPDSATNQYQSVGDESVSSITVTELGELLEKKEMDRPLRALIYVRVSTLRQVTDGESLERQLQNLRKLAREQGYEVVFEIVDDGETGTDFRRAGIRRVLKLARSGKFDVLVVNDVSRIGRNAPETLYLLHLLNNEGIRVNMEREEVNIGECIDDLITTTLKSLSAHVSTETRVTNSLKTVIHKFENQRNWWSVFNTVPLGYQAEKGDDQ from the coding sequence ATGTCTGCTGAGCCATCGCAGATGCCTTCCGCAGTGGATCATCAGGCTGCGATCTCTGACTACTCGGATACCCCTGTCGGACGCACTCTCAACACACCTGACTCAGCAACGAACCAGTATCAATCTGTGGGTGATGAGTCGGTCTCTTCGATCACCGTCACGGAGTTAGGAGAATTGCTAGAGAAAAAAGAGATGGATCGGCCACTTCGCGCCCTCATTTATGTGCGAGTGTCCACGCTCCGTCAGGTGACTGATGGTGAAAGCCTCGAGAGGCAACTCCAGAATCTGCGTAAACTCGCCAGAGAACAAGGCTACGAGGTCGTCTTTGAGATCGTGGATGACGGAGAAACTGGAACTGATTTCCGAAGAGCGGGCATTCGTAGAGTGCTCAAACTAGCCAGAAGCGGCAAATTCGACGTGTTGGTCGTTAACGATGTCAGTCGGATAGGGCGCAACGCTCCTGAAACGCTCTATCTCCTCCATCTCCTCAACAATGAGGGAATCAGAGTCAATATGGAGCGAGAGGAGGTGAACATTGGGGAGTGTATTGACGACTTGATCACAACCACGCTCAAGTCGTTGTCAGCGCACGTATCGACCGAAACCCGTGTCACGAACTCTCTCAAGACCGTCATCCACAAATTCGAAAATCAACGAAACTGGTGGTCGGTGTTCAACACAGTGCCACTTGGATACCAAGCTGAGAAGGGGGATGACCAATGA
- a CDS encoding Cdc6/Cdc18 family protein, which translates to MITDARVLRADFVPRDVEHRDSEVDALSAVLEPLASGEPSDPAILLGPSGAGKTCISQFTLEQLRQAVLDIEVQYVNCWQNYSEYRVLYRVLEGLGKTIDIHRQSTPRDELLERLRQYDGPPCVVILDEADQLEDKRMLYHLHSLPQFTLVLIANEEAEIFASADERVTSRFVGAERIQFDRYSVPELIAIMDARVRWGLQPDVVGEGTLRTIADVAAGDARAALSILRNAARHADQKGVERITPDLLEAAIPDARLEVRRKNVDTLTPHQRTLYELIEETGTIDPAALYEEYRSRVENPKADRTVRNYLQKLARYNLIRIEGTSRDRRYCRVEY; encoded by the coding sequence ATGATCACCGATGCTCGGGTGTTGCGTGCTGACTTCGTTCCGCGTGACGTCGAGCATCGCGACAGCGAGGTCGATGCACTCTCGGCAGTCTTAGAACCACTGGCGAGTGGTGAGCCGTCCGACCCGGCCATCCTGCTCGGTCCTTCTGGAGCAGGAAAGACGTGCATCTCGCAGTTCACGCTCGAACAACTGCGCCAGGCCGTCCTCGATATCGAAGTCCAGTACGTGAATTGCTGGCAGAACTACTCGGAGTATCGCGTGCTCTATCGCGTCCTCGAAGGGCTCGGCAAGACCATCGACATCCATCGCCAATCGACCCCTCGCGATGAATTGCTCGAGCGGCTTCGCCAGTACGACGGGCCGCCCTGTGTCGTAATCCTCGATGAAGCCGACCAGCTGGAGGACAAGCGAATGCTCTACCATCTGCACTCGCTGCCGCAGTTCACGCTCGTCCTCATCGCCAACGAAGAAGCCGAAATCTTCGCGAGCGCTGACGAACGCGTGACCAGCCGATTTGTGGGCGCCGAACGCATCCAGTTCGACCGGTATTCTGTCCCGGAGCTCATTGCCATCATGGACGCGCGTGTCCGGTGGGGCCTGCAACCCGACGTCGTTGGGGAGGGAACGCTCCGGACGATTGCGGACGTCGCTGCCGGCGATGCCCGAGCCGCGCTAAGTATCCTCCGGAACGCCGCTCGTCACGCCGACCAGAAGGGTGTCGAACGCATCACGCCAGACCTACTTGAAGCCGCCATCCCCGATGCCCGCCTCGAGGTCCGGCGCAAGAACGTCGACACGCTCACCCCCCACCAGCGCACCCTCTACGAACTCATCGAAGAGACAGGAACGATCGACCCCGCGGCCCTCTACGAGGAGTATCGCAGTCGCGTCGAGAACCCGAAAGCCGACCGCACCGTTCGAAATTACCTCCAGAAACTCGCTCGCTACAATCTGATTCGTATCGAGGGGACGAGTCGTGACCGGCGCTACTGTCGTGTCGAATACTGA
- a CDS encoding winged helix-turn-helix transcriptional regulator, with product MTQFDTIDQRILELLLADGRRSFRDIADDVGRSAPTISNRVERLEDLGVIERFTVQVDRTQFADDDACLLTVEARLGHAGDVFTTLRDADDVEHVFHTAASTVIAKVLLSPAEVQELVTDVLTDDQVRNYHIESVMESAWQPQLGTGDLDLECPICGKPIADDGETVEVESGDTYHVCCSSCAEDIVEQYEALARGTDE from the coding sequence ATGACACAATTCGATACCATTGATCAGCGAATCCTCGAACTCCTGCTAGCAGACGGCCGACGGTCGTTCCGCGACATCGCAGACGATGTCGGGCGCTCTGCCCCGACCATCTCGAATCGGGTCGAGCGCTTGGAGGACCTCGGCGTCATCGAGCGCTTCACCGTCCAGGTCGACCGGACGCAGTTTGCCGACGACGACGCATGTCTCCTCACGGTTGAGGCGCGTCTCGGTCACGCCGGAGACGTCTTCACAACGCTGCGGGATGCCGACGACGTCGAACACGTGTTCCACACGGCTGCGTCGACGGTCATCGCGAAAGTGCTTCTCTCCCCCGCGGAGGTGCAAGAACTAGTCACCGACGTACTGACCGACGACCAAGTGCGGAACTACCACATTGAATCCGTAATGGAGTCGGCGTGGCAACCACAACTCGGGACTGGCGACCTGGATCTCGAGTGTCCGATTTGTGGGAAACCAATCGCAGATGACGGAGAGACCGTCGAAGTCGAATCCGGAGATACCTATCACGTCTGTTGTTCCTCGTGTGCCGAGGACATCGTTGAGCAGTACGAGGCACTCGCTCGTGGGACCGACGAGTAA
- a CDS encoding DUF4396 domain-containing protein: MQSSGGVAELTTRIERAFEPAREVLVPLLSNPLLVGGWALLVFVCLGVLWWDLRQNNPQLGSMMKAVWTLVVLYSGPFGLGVYWYTGRTQIAHDSLWRRGFRSTSHCYSGCGAGEVVGITLAQGVLALSVGWVAAVTFGFAYLFGYGLTIGPLMQDGVGFVKATWDAFLSETPSITIMEVFAIGTDLLLAADAHMGELLFWSALAFSLSIGFLVAWPINVLLVRYGVKEGMSNPAKMGESAAE; encoded by the coding sequence ATGCAATCGTCGGGAGGCGTTGCAGAACTCACGACACGAATCGAGCGGGCATTCGAGCCGGCCCGGGAGGTCCTCGTACCGCTCCTCTCTAACCCACTGTTAGTCGGGGGGTGGGCACTGCTCGTCTTCGTCTGTCTCGGTGTCCTGTGGTGGGACCTCCGGCAGAACAATCCGCAGTTGGGTTCCATGATGAAGGCCGTCTGGACACTGGTCGTGCTGTACTCAGGCCCGTTCGGATTGGGCGTCTACTGGTACACCGGACGCACGCAAATCGCCCACGACTCGCTGTGGCGTCGGGGCTTTCGCTCGACGAGCCACTGCTACTCGGGATGTGGTGCCGGTGAAGTCGTCGGGATCACGCTCGCGCAGGGGGTGCTCGCGCTCAGCGTCGGATGGGTCGCGGCCGTCACCTTTGGGTTCGCCTACCTCTTCGGCTACGGCCTGACCATCGGTCCGCTGATGCAGGATGGCGTCGGCTTCGTCAAGGCAACTTGGGACGCCTTCCTGAGTGAGACTCCTTCGATTACGATTATGGAAGTCTTCGCCATCGGGACCGACCTCTTACTGGCCGCCGATGCACACATGGGAGAACTCCTGTTCTGGTCGGCACTCGCGTTCTCGCTCTCTATCGGGTTCCTCGTCGCGTGGCCGATTAACGTCCTTCTCGTTCGCTACGGCGTGAAAGAGGGGATGAGCAACCCAGCCAAGATGGGCGAGAGTGCAGCGGAGTAA
- a CDS encoding four-helix bundle copper-binding protein, which yields MVLQELDHLDENTQNCIDDCFAAVQACEWCADECAGHGEEMAECIRLCRDVADIAALCARTCLRQSEYNHGIAEACAGACEACAEECEQHDHDHCQTCAEVLRECAESCRSMMA from the coding sequence ATGGTGTTACAAGAACTCGATCACCTCGACGAGAACACGCAGAACTGCATCGACGACTGTTTCGCGGCCGTTCAAGCCTGTGAGTGGTGTGCCGACGAGTGTGCCGGACACGGTGAGGAGATGGCGGAGTGCATTCGCCTCTGCCGTGACGTCGCAGATATCGCTGCCCTCTGTGCCCGGACGTGCCTTCGACAGTCGGAGTACAACCACGGCATCGCTGAGGCCTGCGCGGGCGCGTGCGAAGCGTGCGCGGAGGAATGCGAACAGCACGACCACGACCACTGCCAGACCTGTGCCGAGGTCCTTCGTGAGTGCGCGGAGAGCTGTCGGAGCATGATGGCCTGA
- a CDS encoding permease: protein MQTTVIDGVLEAIRIGGGFLWTASWAIIMGLTITSLVQVYVSKERMARLLGEESLGGLTKATVFGAASSGCSFGAVAIGKGLFKKGAHVVNVLAFMFASTNLIVELGLMILILLGWEFLVAELLGGLVLITVMALIVHVTLPENLFEQVRAELTQRDDEQGVTEDPTCGMEGNDQYSIATDGGETLKFCSKGCLETYQQEAASSGGWRDELLSWGGWYKLGNQYRKEWAMIWKDVVAGFLISGFVIVFVPQWVWNALFIRGDGVIASAENAVMGVTIAVISFVGSIGNVPFAVALWGGGVSFAGVIAFVYADLITIPVLNVYRKYYGWKVMLYILGVFFVTMAFTGFLMEELFSALGIVPDLAGGETASEQTYFTINYTFYLNVIAFALSGVLLYAYWRGLGAPGRYRDPVCGMRTDDDAPQVTHRGETFYFCSTHCKRAFETDPSEFLSVSSIASDSARANDHHH, encoded by the coding sequence ATGCAAACCACAGTAATCGATGGGGTTCTCGAGGCGATACGAATCGGCGGGGGATTCCTCTGGACGGCTTCGTGGGCGATTATTATGGGACTCACCATCACGAGCCTCGTGCAGGTCTATGTCTCCAAGGAGCGGATGGCGCGACTCCTCGGGGAGGAAAGCCTGGGTGGACTCACTAAGGCGACGGTGTTCGGTGCTGCGAGCAGCGGCTGTAGCTTCGGCGCTGTCGCGATCGGAAAAGGCCTGTTCAAGAAGGGTGCGCACGTCGTGAACGTCCTCGCGTTCATGTTCGCCTCGACGAACCTCATCGTCGAACTCGGACTCATGATATTGATCCTTCTGGGCTGGGAGTTCCTCGTCGCAGAGCTCCTCGGCGGACTCGTACTCATCACCGTGATGGCGCTCATCGTCCACGTCACGCTTCCCGAGAACCTCTTCGAGCAGGTCCGAGCGGAACTGACCCAGCGTGACGACGAGCAGGGCGTGACGGAAGACCCGACCTGCGGAATGGAAGGGAACGACCAGTACTCGATCGCGACCGATGGAGGTGAGACCCTGAAGTTCTGCTCGAAGGGCTGTCTGGAGACCTACCAGCAGGAGGCAGCCAGTAGCGGCGGGTGGCGTGACGAACTCCTCTCGTGGGGCGGCTGGTACAAACTCGGAAACCAGTACCGCAAGGAGTGGGCAATGATCTGGAAGGACGTTGTCGCGGGATTCCTAATTTCGGGGTTCGTCATCGTGTTCGTCCCGCAGTGGGTCTGGAATGCCCTCTTCATCCGAGGAGACGGCGTCATCGCGAGCGCCGAGAACGCAGTTATGGGCGTCACAATCGCGGTCATCAGTTTCGTCGGGAGTATCGGCAACGTCCCGTTCGCCGTCGCGCTATGGGGTGGGGGAGTTAGTTTCGCAGGGGTCATCGCGTTCGTCTACGCTGACCTCATCACGATTCCCGTTCTGAACGTCTACCGCAAGTACTACGGCTGGAAGGTGATGTTGTACATCCTCGGTGTGTTCTTCGTCACGATGGCCTTCACAGGCTTTCTCATGGAGGAATTGTTCAGCGCTCTTGGAATCGTCCCGGACCTCGCTGGGGGCGAGACCGCCTCCGAACAGACGTACTTCACAATCAACTATACGTTCTACCTGAACGTGATCGCGTTCGCCCTTTCCGGTGTCCTCTTGTACGCCTACTGGCGTGGGCTCGGAGCGCCCGGCCGATATCGTGACCCAGTCTGTGGGATGCGGACTGACGACGACGCTCCCCAGGTGACGCATCGCGGGGAGACGTTCTACTTCTGCTCTACCCACTGTAAACGAGCCTTCGAAACCGACCCGTCCGAGTTCCTCTCCGTATCCTCCATCGCAAGCGACAGTGCGAGAGCAAACGACCATCATCACTGA
- a CDS encoding potassium channel family protein, with the protein MAATPVSLALGLLLLAIVVVDLLWTALWVEGGAGPLTSRLMAWMWRALRRVGRDDDRFLSLAGPLVLVTGLTVWLLLLWVGWTLVFATSDAVLVDTVDGGAISWTDRLYFTGYTMFTLGNGDLVPREGVWQLATVLVTASGMLLVTLSVTYVLSVLDAVTQKRAFAGGVSGLGQRGDELVVTAWDGQTFQGLDLQLSAYTTQLNTLTANHKAYPILHYFYSAQTEQAPVTSIAVLDDALTLLKYGVPEDDRPSDAIVENAWSSVEGYLETLHGAFIRPANRLPPDPDIASLRAAGVPTVPDREFEAALDELDDRRRTVLGLVESDARRWPTRDTR; encoded by the coding sequence ATGGCAGCGACACCCGTCTCTCTCGCGCTCGGTCTCCTCCTTCTGGCTATCGTCGTCGTGGATCTGCTGTGGACGGCGCTGTGGGTGGAAGGGGGAGCCGGCCCGCTCACGTCCCGACTGATGGCGTGGATGTGGCGGGCACTCAGACGAGTTGGAAGGGACGACGACCGATTCCTCTCGCTTGCGGGGCCGCTCGTCCTCGTGACCGGCCTCACGGTGTGGCTCCTGTTGCTCTGGGTCGGGTGGACGCTCGTCTTCGCCACGTCGGACGCCGTCCTGGTCGACACCGTCGACGGAGGCGCAATCTCGTGGACCGACCGCCTCTACTTCACCGGGTACACGATGTTCACCCTCGGGAACGGCGACCTCGTCCCGCGGGAGGGCGTCTGGCAACTCGCGACCGTCCTCGTCACAGCCAGCGGAATGCTCCTCGTCACGCTCAGCGTCACGTACGTGCTCTCAGTTCTGGACGCGGTCACCCAGAAGCGCGCGTTCGCCGGCGGCGTGAGTGGGCTCGGACAGCGAGGCGACGAACTCGTCGTGACGGCGTGGGACGGACAGACGTTCCAAGGACTCGACCTGCAACTGAGCGCGTACACGACGCAACTGAACACGCTCACAGCGAATCACAAGGCGTACCCCATCCTTCACTACTTCTACAGCGCGCAGACCGAGCAGGCTCCGGTCACGAGTATCGCCGTCCTCGACGATGCACTCACCCTCCTGAAGTACGGCGTGCCCGAGGACGACCGGCCCAGTGACGCCATCGTCGAGAACGCGTGGTCGAGCGTCGAGGGGTACCTCGAGACGCTCCATGGGGCGTTCATCCGACCCGCGAACCGGCTGCCACCGGACCCGGACATCGCCTCACTCCGCGCCGCGGGCGTTCCAACGGTCCCCGACCGCGAGTTCGAGGCAGCGCTCGACGAGTTAGACGACCGACGGCGGACCGTCCTGGGGCTCGTCGAGTCCGACGCGCGGCGATGGCCGACTCGGGACACCCGATAA
- a CDS encoding multicopper oxidase family protein, which translates to MTVQPPTSRRRFLQALGVGSLGTLAGCTQFDRSTAESDGSAVTPRSAPEGPADATATLRAAPGTVEPGSDTPSETWLYNGTFPGPELRLSEGDVFEAAVTNDLPEATTIHWHGIPVPNGMDGVPDVTQEPVASTESFTYKFRAEPAGTYFFHSHVGLQLDRGLLAPLVIEESDPHVAYDREYTVVVDDYLEGTPEPLSGNATDGNRGRGGMGGGGMGGGGMGGGGMNDGDRMSGGMMTDRRPPYAGLLINGRLPTDPRTFEVQEGERVRFRFINASAATLFRVRVAGHPLTVTHADGRPVDPVTVDSFAFGSGERYDAIIDADEPGTWEVRAAAVDGDESPARAILAYEGASGASPTAPSGDGRQLSYGDLVAVSPLDDVDGNPDRTFDLTLSAGGRSNEWVIDGQAYPDADPLEVREGEHVRVRMTNRSPVVHPMHLHGHFFQVDEAVKDTVVVPGHRGQVTFDFVADNPGDWLFHCHNLYHLEAGMARVIQYFE; encoded by the coding sequence ATGACCGTCCAGCCGCCGACCTCGCGGCGGCGCTTCCTCCAGGCACTCGGTGTGGGGAGTCTCGGGACACTCGCGGGGTGTACCCAGTTCGACCGGTCGACGGCGGAAAGTGACGGCTCGGCCGTGACCCCACGTTCGGCCCCAGAAGGGCCAGCCGACGCGACCGCGACACTCCGCGCCGCGCCGGGGACGGTCGAACCAGGAAGTGATACTCCCAGCGAGACGTGGCTCTACAATGGTACGTTCCCCGGCCCCGAACTCCGCCTGTCCGAAGGGGACGTCTTCGAGGCGGCGGTGACAAACGACCTCCCCGAGGCGACGACGATCCACTGGCATGGCATCCCCGTCCCAAACGGGATGGACGGCGTTCCGGACGTCACCCAGGAGCCGGTCGCCTCGACCGAGTCGTTCACCTACAAATTCCGGGCGGAGCCTGCGGGTACGTACTTCTTCCACAGTCACGTCGGACTCCAGCTCGACCGCGGACTCCTCGCTCCGCTCGTTATCGAGGAGTCCGACCCACACGTCGCGTACGACCGTGAATACACCGTGGTCGTCGACGACTACCTCGAGGGGACACCCGAACCGCTCTCGGGTAACGCCACCGACGGTAACAGGGGACGTGGTGGGATGGGAGGAGGCGGCATGGGCGGGGGAGGAATGGGTGGTGGCGGGATGAACGACGGCGACCGAATGAGCGGTGGGATGATGACCGACAGACGGCCGCCCTACGCCGGCCTCCTCATCAACGGCCGATTACCGACCGACCCACGGACGTTCGAGGTGCAAGAGGGAGAGCGCGTTCGCTTCCGGTTCATCAATGCGAGTGCCGCGACGCTCTTTCGAGTGCGGGTTGCTGGGCACCCGCTGACCGTCACGCACGCCGACGGCCGTCCGGTCGACCCGGTGACGGTCGACTCGTTCGCCTTCGGGTCCGGCGAGCGCTACGACGCGATTATCGACGCGGACGAGCCAGGAACGTGGGAGGTCCGCGCCGCCGCCGTCGACGGCGACGAATCTCCCGCACGAGCGATTCTCGCGTACGAGGGTGCGTCGGGGGCGTCACCGACGGCTCCCTCGGGCGATGGACGACAGCTATCGTACGGCGACCTCGTCGCGGTGTCGCCACTCGACGATGTCGACGGCAACCCTGACCGGACCTTCGATTTGACGCTCTCGGCCGGCGGGCGGTCGAACGAATGGGTCATCGACGGACAGGCGTATCCAGACGCAGATCCACTCGAGGTCCGAGAAGGCGAGCACGTCCGGGTCAGGATGACGAACCGCAGTCCCGTCGTCCACCCGATGCACCTGCACGGCCACTTCTTTCAGGTGGATGAGGCAGTCAAGGACACCGTTGTCGTCCCGGGACACAGGGGGCAGGTCACGTTCGACTTCGTCGCCGACAACCCCGGCGACTGGCTGTTTCACTGTCACAACCTGTATCACCTCGAAGCGGGGATGGCGCGCGTCATCCAGTACTTCGAATAG
- a CDS encoding DUF302 domain-containing protein, producing MSYTLQKRIDEPFDEIIERTISALKEEGFGVLCDIDVQATFAEKLDEEFRQYRILGACNPELAFEGLEEELALGTLLPCNVVVYETDDGTVTVSAVDPSALIGVTGNHNLDFIATDVAERFERVLESL from the coding sequence ATGAGCTACACATTGCAGAAGCGTATCGATGAACCGTTCGACGAAATAATTGAGCGAACGATCTCTGCGCTGAAAGAGGAGGGGTTCGGCGTGCTGTGCGACATCGACGTGCAAGCGACGTTCGCGGAGAAACTCGACGAGGAGTTCCGCCAGTATCGCATCCTCGGCGCCTGTAACCCGGAACTCGCCTTCGAGGGGCTCGAAGAGGAGCTAGCGTTGGGGACGCTCCTCCCGTGTAACGTCGTCGTCTACGAGACCGACGACGGAACGGTCACGGTGAGCGCGGTCGACCCGTCGGCACTCATCGGCGTCACCGGAAACCACAATCTTGACTTTATTGCCACCGACGTCGCCGAACGGTTCGAGCGAGTTCTCGAGTCGCTATGA
- a CDS encoding SHOCT domain-containing protein, which yields MSTQQQRDSLLWVILVGVALIVVVPILLMVFMTPMMGMMGWWGYQGAMPPQWSIGLPLLVLLVLLTVGYVIYRGITGGDQSGRDPALEELRSAYARGDLTDEEFETRRQRLRRDRE from the coding sequence ATGTCTACACAACAGCAACGCGACTCGCTCCTGTGGGTCATTCTGGTCGGGGTCGCACTCATCGTCGTCGTGCCGATTCTCCTCATGGTGTTTATGACACCGATGATGGGGATGATGGGCTGGTGGGGGTATCAGGGAGCCATGCCTCCACAGTGGAGCATCGGTCTGCCACTCCTCGTCCTGCTCGTCCTTCTCACGGTCGGGTACGTGATTTACCGGGGCATCACCGGCGGGGACCAGTCCGGACGCGACCCCGCACTCGAGGAACTGCGGTCGGCGTACGCCCGGGGGGACCTGACCGACGAAGAGTTCGAAACCCGACGCCAACGGCTTCGGAGAGACCGCGAATAG